The following is a genomic window from Macadamia integrifolia cultivar HAES 741 unplaced genomic scaffold, SCU_Mint_v3 scaffold1901, whole genome shotgun sequence.
tttttgttatttttcccaCAAAACAGAAGTCATTGAATGTGAAAGCACAATCGCGGCCCAAAGCTGCCTCCACAATAAAAGAGGAATCATTCTCCCCAAATTGTTTTGCGGTTGACACAGGTAAATAAACTTCTCGTTGCACAATATCTGTTGTAGGTGTATTCACATCAAATTGCACCATCTTAAAAGGACAAAACAATACACCTTCCTTAATATGATAAAGAACAGTATTATCAGAAGGAGCTCCTGGTCCTGAATACTTGCCAGCAATAAAGTCAAATTTGAGATATGTCCCCTTCTCATTAACAAAGATTCTATTCATCCTACGGAAAAACCCCACATAGTCGGTCCGGTCACCTAAGACCCGAGAAGGGGTGAATTTGATATCTTCAGGACGCAAAAGCTCTATTTGAAATATACTTGCACCGTTGGCCTTGACAAACCAAAACCTCTTATCATTAAGGTTATGTTTGCCTACTTGAAGTTTCACCATGATCTCATCTGGCAAGTTCACATGAACTCTCGTCAAAATACCCTTGAACATCCCCACCATTGGAATGTTGAAATACCCGTAGAAGATGGAGTTTTCGTCGATGTTATCCATTGATTTCGTACCTATTTTCTTCTGCTTCAGCTCTGCCACATCTGCTGTAGAATCCCGAAATATAATTGGGAGATCGTCCTTGTTCATTAGACGGAAATCCTCGACAATAACACTACCATCAATAAAGAAGTGGGAATCCATGAAGCCTTTTAAGGTAAATAGACTCTCAATAAGACGGGCTGGATTACGAATATTTGTTTCCATGCCAATGCTTAAGCCACTACGTTTCTCAAATAGACTTGTAATCGAGGCCAATATCCCATTCGCGGCTACAAAGAAAGTGGCATTGAATTCATTGTGAAGGATCAAATTATGTAGCATCTCAAGAAACTTCAACACAGACTTTGGGTCTCCACTTTCTGGTGGCTCAAGACCAAAGTCAACAAACACTCTCTTCATTGAGTTTGTGATTGCAACAATAGACAGTCGGAACTGTTCAGGATTCCAATCTTGATCAATCTTTTGCTTCTTTAATTCATTCATCTCATCATCCTTCTTTGCCAATTCAACCTTGGTACTGTCTAGGAGGCTTCGCAATTCATTAAGCTCATCATTCTTCCCCACCAATTCAGCTTTGGTATTTTCCAGCAGACTTCGCAATTCATTAAGCTCATCATTCTTCTTTGCCAATTCAGCCTTGGTATTGTCTAGAAGGTTTTGAAATTCGTTCACCACTTGTGGCTTCTGTAACAGTAGATTTGGGAAACCAAAAGGGCCCATTGGTACCACTCTTTCTAGAAAGGAGGAATCATGCTGACATTCAAAAAATTCACCCTCCTCGTCACTCATTTCCTattaaaaataaacagaaaaaacaatCATAAAGCAATAGGATTGAGATACTCAAAACAATGCTTAACACTGAGAACCAATGTTCTCTGAAGTGTGGTGTGGGGAAGGCCTTCTTATATATAACACCCAAAGGAGGAATGAAATCACCATGCAAAACAATGGGCCATCTTGTAGACTAGACGGGTAGTACTCAAGCCAAGAGATCAAAGGAGGCACTTTGGACACTAAAatcaatgaaataaataatgtaTATAAAATAACTGTATAggtaggggaagatggtctatGGAGAGCAGCCATTGCTCACAAGGAGTATGGACTTCTTAACTAGGAAATTTTTCATATAAGATCCACTTGTTGTATTGAGATAAGAGTTTAATTTCCTTAATAATGCAGGGCAGTCTATCATAATTCTTCAAAACTTCACTAAACGAAACTAATAGAAGTTTGATATGGATACATCAACGTGGATTAAATTTTAGGTAGGGACAAACTGTTGACAGGCCAAAGAACCTCCCATAAAAGTATTTCAAGAACAAGTTAGGGCATATGGGTACCATACTCTGGCACCAATCCATCATAaattttctgatatttttttttttttggtaaggttaATTTTCTGATAGTATAGAATAAAATTATAGGTGAGCAACATAAACTGGAATATTGCTAAAATTTCACTTCATCTTCTAACCTTTGCTTCAAACATCTGTTATACAAACTTGTGTAGCAGCTTCCCCTCCTTCAACTGTCCAGTTCAGTAACTCAAGGTAAAGGGTACCAACACAATCAACATAGCATCATGAAgagagattttattttcttttataggttgccctttcattttttttttttttgctctgtAATATAATtgatcataaaaataaaaataaaaataaaaaattgccatcagcagggaagcGCAACCCAACACAACCACTAGATCATCCACAGAGATagctaaagaaagaagagagatagaatCGAACCTTTACTGTTCGTGCCCTGTTCGTGTATTTAGTGTTGGAGCACTTGGAACCAAAATCCCCAACCAGCTTGTTTGCAGACAATTAGTGAGAGAAGAGAGCAGGAGATGAGTAAGGGAAATAGGAAGAAGAGGCAGAGAGGGTTTCGTGCTGAAAGAGACTGACTAGAGGGAAGCAACAGGGGGGGGTTTTCACAGGAATTTATGGTTTTACCAGAGGAAAAGAGAGGATTTGAAGCGAAcggaggaggattttgtggtgGCTCTTACAGTAAAGTGAGGGAGTGGATAGTGGAGCGAAGCAAGAAGACAGGGTTTTGTGTGGAAAGGTCAAACCCTGTGCAAAACAATGAGAAGATGCATCCCCTCATTCCCTAAAAGTGCACTTTGAAAAGGACATCAACGTAATCAGCCCTATCAGTCAATAGATtagtgtaggggtgtcaatcggtccggccggttcggtttcggtcgagtttaattgggcttgaagactttcaaaggctacatcgtgtccgcccatttaactaatcgggtttagtta
Proteins encoded in this region:
- the LOC122065144 gene encoding uncharacterized protein LOC122065144, with protein sequence MSDEEGEFFECQHDSSFLERVVPMGPFGFPNLLLQKPQVVNEFQNLLDNTKAELAKKNDELNELRSLLENTKAELVGKNDELNELRSLLDSTKVELAKKDDEMNELKKQKIDQDWNPEQFRLSIVAITNSMKRVFVDFGLEPPESGDPKSVLKFLEMLHNLILHNEFNATFFVAANGILASITSLFEKRSGLSIGMETNIRNPARLIESLFTLKGFMDSHFFIDGSVIVEDFRLMNKDDLPIIFRDSTADVAELKQKKIGTKSMDNIDENSIFYGYFNIPMVGMFKGILTRVHVNLPDEIMVKLQVGKHNLNDKRFWFVKANGASIFQIELLRPEDIKFTPSRVLGDRTDYVGFFRRMNRIFVNEKGTYLKFDFIAGKYSGPGAPSDNTVLYHIKEGVLFCPFKMVQFDVNTPTTDIVQREVYLPVSTAKQFGENDSSFIVEAALGRDCAFTFNDFCFVGKITKTSGTFRMNALVNLFFEQSQHRENCYVDALATTFFVLKTEKVRSRVHDDNQKSPKFV